In a genomic window of Methanoregula sp. UBA64:
- a CDS encoding Mut7-C RNAse domain-containing protein: protein MSEEPVADESRFLADRMLGTLTRYLRFMGYDTISANGWSPGDPREDTRLLDLAYREKRILLTRDHELARRGGKQAVLVEAEDVIGQSGLLIGRGLISRRLLMCRCSLCNTVLRRAADDEIASAPYAPQEKTGFTFFWCEACGRLYWNGSHQRRLQERIVPTMLPPD from the coding sequence ATGTCTGAAGAGCCGGTTGCTGATGAGTCCCGGTTCCTTGCCGACCGGATGCTTGGTACCCTTACCCGGTACCTCCGGTTCATGGGGTACGACACGATCAGTGCGAATGGCTGGTCCCCGGGGGATCCCCGGGAAGACACCCGGCTGCTCGATCTGGCGTACCGTGAAAAGCGGATCCTGCTGACCCGGGACCATGAGCTTGCCCGAAGGGGCGGAAAACAGGCAGTACTCGTAGAGGCAGAAGACGTCATCGGGCAGAGCGGACTGCTTATCGGGCGCGGACTGATCAGCCGCCGGCTCCTGATGTGCAGGTGCTCGCTGTGCAATACCGTGCTGCGCAGGGCAGCCGATGACGAGATTGCCTCAGCTCCATATGCCCCGCAGGAAAAGACCGGCTTTACTTTTTTCTGGTGCGAAGCATGCGGGAGACTGTACTGGAACGGGTCGCACCAGCGGCGACTCCAAGAACGGATTGTCCCGACAATGTTACCACCGGATTGA
- the amrS gene encoding AmmeMemoRadiSam system radical SAM enzyme translates to MREARQYIKTGNNAVQCTLCSHRCRIADGKHGICGVRQNTHGTLYATTYGLVSAEAVDPIEKKPLYHFLPGTLTYSLGGIGCNFTCRHCQNWQISQADRQSARLVSISPEEGVSRAAASGCASISWTYNEPTIWHEYPLDMGMLARSRGLGTCYVTNGYITEEALRELAPMLSAFRVDLKAFTDDFYRKICGAHLQPVLDAVVLARELGMHIETVTLVIPGENDSMEEQEALIRWVIENLGPETPMHFSAFHPDFRMTDRGGTPAALIEKICTRAKELGLQFPYAGNVGHNGFDDTCCPACGSLLIKRRGFSAEIVGLDERQCKNCGETIGIVRHV, encoded by the coding sequence ATGAGGGAAGCGCGCCAGTACATAAAAACAGGGAATAACGCGGTCCAGTGTACCCTGTGCAGCCACCGGTGCCGGATCGCCGACGGGAAGCACGGGATCTGCGGCGTCCGGCAGAATACCCACGGAACGCTCTATGCAACAACCTATGGCCTGGTGAGTGCCGAAGCCGTAGACCCGATAGAGAAAAAACCGCTCTACCATTTCCTGCCCGGCACACTCACCTATTCGCTCGGGGGGATCGGGTGCAATTTTACCTGCCGCCACTGCCAGAACTGGCAGATCTCGCAGGCCGATCGGCAAAGTGCCCGTCTCGTTTCTATTTCCCCGGAAGAGGGCGTCAGCCGCGCCGCCGCGAGCGGGTGCGCAAGTATCTCGTGGACGTATAACGAACCGACCATCTGGCACGAATATCCCCTCGATATGGGGATGCTTGCCCGGTCCAGGGGCCTGGGCACCTGTTATGTCACGAACGGCTATATCACCGAAGAGGCGCTCCGGGAGCTTGCCCCCATGCTCTCGGCATTCCGGGTGGACCTCAAGGCATTCACCGACGATTTTTACCGGAAAATCTGCGGGGCCCACCTGCAACCGGTGCTCGATGCTGTGGTTCTTGCCCGCGAACTGGGCATGCACATCGAGACCGTGACGCTCGTGATCCCGGGGGAAAACGACAGCATGGAGGAGCAGGAAGCCCTGATCCGGTGGGTGATCGAGAACCTTGGCCCCGAGACCCCCATGCACTTCTCCGCATTCCACCCGGATTTCCGGATGACCGACCGTGGCGGGACACCGGCAGCACTCATCGAAAAGATCTGCACCCGGGCAAAAGAGCTCGGCCTGCAGTTCCCCTATGCCGGGAACGTGGGACACAACGGGTTTGACGACACCTGCTGCCCGGCCTGCGGCTCGCTCCTCATAAAACGGCGGGGATTTTCCGCAGAGATCGTCGGCCTCGATGAACGTCAGTGCAAAAACTGCGGCGAGACCATCGGGATCGTTCGTCATGTCTGA
- the pyrH gene encoding UMP kinase encodes MKTVVISLGGSILIPELEKNRIKAYLAVLKKLAAKHRIFVVVGGGGAARDYIDVARDLGIDEGTADEIGILVTRLNATLLIAALGEAAYPKVAESHSEAKKFAEAKKIVVMGGITPGQTTDAVAAVLAERVRADLFVNVTSVDGIYDRDPNRYTGARRYDTLTPAELLDIVGKGGLGAGSHNVLDIIAARIVERSHIPLVVVDGRRPANLADVLLAGKGTCSVVSDTKDTILPL; translated from the coding sequence ATGAAGACGGTCGTAATCTCGCTGGGCGGCTCAATTCTGATCCCGGAACTTGAAAAGAACCGGATCAAGGCATATCTCGCGGTCTTAAAGAAGCTCGCGGCAAAGCACCGGATTTTTGTCGTGGTCGGCGGCGGGGGAGCGGCCCGGGATTACATCGATGTTGCACGGGACCTTGGGATCGACGAGGGGACAGCAGACGAGATCGGGATCCTCGTGACAAGGCTCAATGCAACGCTGTTAATCGCCGCGCTTGGCGAGGCGGCCTATCCGAAGGTGGCGGAAAGCCATTCGGAGGCAAAGAAGTTCGCCGAGGCAAAGAAGATCGTGGTGATGGGCGGGATTACGCCGGGCCAGACCACCGATGCGGTCGCCGCCGTGCTTGCGGAACGGGTCCGGGCCGATCTCTTCGTGAACGTGACCTCGGTCGACGGGATCTACGACCGTGACCCCAACCGGTATACCGGTGCCCGGCGCTATGACACGCTCACCCCAGCAGAACTCCTCGATATCGTCGGGAAAGGCGGCCTGGGGGCCGGCTCCCATAACGTGCTCGACATCATTGCCGCCCGGATCGTCGAACGCAGCCACATCCCGCTCGTAGTAGTAGACGGCCGGCGGCCGGCGAACCTGGCCGATGTCCTGCTTGCCGGGAAAGGGACCTGCTCGGTTGTGAGCGACACAAAAGATACGATCCTCCCTCTCTGA
- the nth gene encoding endonuclease III: MKKQDALRIYSLLVKQYPHARESPTTVCRGTPFEVLVLTILSAQTTDKAVLMVKDPLFAAYPTPAALARAEIADVEPIIHRLGFYHAKAKHIVAAAQALIDRFGGKVPRTMDDLLTIPGVGRKTANIVMYHGFGQNTGIAVDTHVRRLAQRIGFSDTDDVKKIEQDLMALFPKKEWGDLTDVFIAHGRATCDARKPLCETCVIRQHCRYYHGLH; the protein is encoded by the coding sequence ATGAAAAAACAGGACGCCCTTCGGATTTACTCTCTTTTAGTAAAACAGTATCCGCACGCCCGTGAATCGCCGACCACCGTCTGCCGGGGCACCCCGTTTGAGGTGCTTGTCCTAACGATTCTCTCTGCCCAGACCACCGACAAGGCGGTCCTGATGGTAAAAGACCCCCTTTTTGCAGCCTACCCGACACCGGCGGCCCTTGCCCGGGCAGAGATCGCGGATGTGGAACCGATCATCCACCGGCTCGGGTTTTACCATGCAAAGGCAAAGCACATCGTCGCCGCTGCACAGGCATTGATCGACCGTTTTGGCGGAAAGGTTCCCCGCACCATGGATGACCTGCTCACGATCCCCGGGGTCGGCAGGAAGACGGCAAACATCGTGATGTATCACGGTTTCGGGCAGAATACCGGGATTGCCGTGGACACCCACGTGCGCCGTCTGGCACAGAGGATCGGGTTCTCGGACACGGACGATGTAAAAAAGATCGAACAGGATCTCATGGCGCTCTTCCCGAAGAAGGAATGGGGCGATCTCACCGATGTCTTCATTGCCCACGGGCGGGCGACCTGCGATGCGAGAAAACCTCTCTGTGAAACCTGCGTGATCCGGCAGCACTGCCGGTACTACCACGGCCTGCACTGA